In a genomic window of Paraburkholderia phenazinium:
- a CDS encoding YkgJ family cysteine cluster protein, translated as MDIDFGCTMCGNCCHDLRLPLTVAEALAWLGRGNEVQILCEALPWPEEPAADNLQAAHKRRRSFAAMSGSLPTRIVVILTGAFAGACPNLQADMRCRIYEERPFVCRIYPAEINPFIQLEPANKGCPPEAWTPGLAPLMRAGQLVDATTVDLIARSRAADAADVPVKQRLCALLGIDVAALANEGFVVHSPSREALLAALREVSAVGSGDVLAEERSPSAAAPVWRFVSNRRATVDALVSVGALGDCVDGGGEAAFEYLGFFPAVG; from the coding sequence ATGGATATCGATTTTGGCTGCACGATGTGCGGCAATTGCTGCCACGATCTGCGTTTGCCGTTGACGGTTGCAGAAGCACTCGCCTGGCTTGGTCGTGGTAACGAGGTGCAGATTCTCTGCGAGGCCTTGCCCTGGCCTGAGGAACCCGCTGCGGACAATCTGCAGGCGGCACATAAACGCCGCCGTTCGTTTGCGGCGATGAGCGGCAGTTTGCCCACTCGGATCGTGGTGATCCTGACGGGGGCGTTTGCCGGAGCGTGTCCGAATCTGCAAGCGGACATGCGCTGTCGTATCTACGAGGAGCGGCCTTTCGTCTGCCGTATCTATCCGGCCGAAATCAATCCGTTTATCCAGCTGGAGCCTGCCAATAAGGGCTGTCCGCCGGAGGCATGGACCCCTGGGCTCGCGCCGCTGATGCGGGCCGGGCAACTGGTGGATGCGACGACCGTGGATCTGATCGCGCGGTCGCGTGCCGCCGATGCGGCGGATGTGCCAGTCAAGCAGCGGCTGTGTGCGTTGCTTGGTATTGATGTGGCTGCGTTGGCGAATGAAGGATTCGTTGTGCATTCGCCGTCGCGCGAGGCGTTGCTGGCGGCGCTGCGGGAGGTGAGTGCGGTGGGTTCCGGCGATGTACTGGCTGAGGAGAGGTCGCCGTCTGCTGCGGCACCTGTCTGGCGTTTTGTTTCAAACCGCCGGGCGACGGTGGATGCACTCGTGTCGGTGGGGGCGCTTGGCGATTGCGTCGATGGTGGGGGTGAGGCGGCGTTTGAATATCTTGGGTTCTTTCCGGCTGTGGGTTAG